ACTGGGTGGGAATCCCATATGCTTTTTAAAAACCCGAGAAAAGTATAATGGGTCAGAAAATCCAGCGGAATATGCTGCTTCGCCTACACTTAACTTTTTCTCCTTTAAGAAAAAAAGTGCTTTTTGTAGGCGATAGTGCGTCAAATATTCATTGGGCGGCATTTTCAGATATTGGACAAAAAGCCGATAAAGATGACTGCGTGAAATTTCTGCGCTTGCTGCAATCTGGCCGATTCCGATTGGCATAGAATAGCTGCGGTCAATAAAGCGCATTGCTTTCTGAACGTAGTGAAATCCGGATTCACAAGTATCTGCTTTTTTTCCAAAGCGATCCATTAAATAGGACAAAAACCACAAGAGGCAACTTTCCATCTTGGCTTCATTACTATCTCCAGACCCCGAAACTGAAATGATTTTCATGATCAGATCTTTGCAGGAGTTTTCTTTTCCACAATCAAAAACAGGGCCACCGCTCAGAAGACCGGTCTGCTCCATCAGATGAGGAGCATCACTTCCATTAAAACCAACCCAGCAGTATTCCCATGGAAAATCCGAGTCTGCACGGTAAGAAGCAATTACGTTTGGTTTTACAAGAAAGACTTGTCCGGCAGAAAGGCGCCAACTCTTTCCTTCGGCAGAAAAAGTACCGTGTCCGCTGACAATATAATGGATTAAATAGTGGTCACGGATGGCAGGCCCCCAAGAATGATTGGGAGCACAGCGCTGAATCCCACAGCTGTAAACGGCAAGCCCAAGATTATATTTGCTGCCTTTAAATGAATGGCGAAATTCATCACTTGTCATTTTAAAAACTGCCTTTCATGGTTTTATAAATTTTATTATAGCATTTTTTTAGAAAGAATCAATGGAAAATAGACGATTTTACTTTGAAGGTTAACGAGCCCTTTCGGACTTTAAAATAGAATTTCATTGAAATCATTTCTGGAATCGGTTATAATAAACGCAGTTCTTTTTTAATCACAACACAAAAAATTAATTTACCTAACATCATTTTTGGGGGTAAAAAGTGTATGAGATTAGAATCATCAGTAAATGACAATCAGATTTCAGTTACTGTTTTGTTAACTGGTATTGTGGTCGTTTTTGCTGTCTTGGTTCTTTTACTCGTAGTGATGGAAGCGTATTCAAGTGTACAGAAGCTTAAACAAGGTTCTGAAGGATCTTGTAAGATTTGTGAAGAGCCAAAAAAGAATTCCATTCAGAAGGGAAAGGGGGAACCATCCGTGGCAGTTCAGACAATGAATCGGCCTTTTACTTCAAATCAGCAGATTTCCGGAGAAATTTTGGCGGTCCTTTCTGCAGCAGCGCAGACGGAATTAGCCAGCTCCCGAGAGGTACAGATTCCTGGAGAAGTTTTGGCAGCAATTTCGGGAGCAATTTATACAATATATGGAGCAGAAGTTGCAGTGCAGAACGTAAGTCGTTCAGTAGAACCGCAGAAATCCAGCAGACATCAGACAGAACATAAAAACCGTCGTTCACGTTCGGCATGGGCTCAGGCGGGTATTTTCCAAAATACGCGTCCATTTTAAATATAGTTAAGAGACCTTGT
This genomic window from Caproicibacterium sp. BJN0003 contains:
- a CDS encoding AraC family transcriptional regulator produces the protein MTSDEFRHSFKGSKYNLGLAVYSCGIQRCAPNHSWGPAIRDHYLIHYIVSGHGTFSAEGKSWRLSAGQVFLVKPNVIASYRADSDFPWEYCWVGFNGSDAPHLMEQTGLLSGGPVFDCGKENSCKDLIMKIISVSGSGDSNEAKMESCLLWFLSYLMDRFGKKADTCESGFHYVQKAMRFIDRSYSMPIGIGQIAASAEISRSHLYRLFVQYLKMPPNEYLTHYRLQKALFFLKEKKLSVGEAAYSAGFSDPLYFSRVFKKHMGFPPSQYIKNPIIVEEES
- a CDS encoding OadG family transporter subunit; amino-acid sequence: MRLESSVNDNQISVTVLLTGIVVVFAVLVLLLVVMEAYSSVQKLKQGSEGSCKICEEPKKNSIQKGKGEPSVAVQTMNRPFTSNQQISGEILAVLSAAAQTELASSREVQIPGEVLAAISGAIYTIYGAEVAVQNVSRSVEPQKSSRHQTEHKNRRSRSAWAQAGIFQNTRPF